Sequence from the Plasmodium relictum strain SGS1 genome assembly, chromosome: 6 genome:
CTaatacattataaaaaatgtttagtcaactttatatatattgtagcaaatttttattattacatatTTAACCAAATTGTTATAAAGAATTCTTATAAATACATTTCTACAtttacagaaaaaaaaaaaaaaaaaaaagtgtattTACACCTAAAAGATATTttgtttaatataaattattaatgaatacatttttaattacCATGCTCATAATTGTATCTAAATAGTTTCTTCTGAATTCgttatgaaaaagaaaagatatataaaataaaataattggatttttttttttttttagctcCAATAACTTAgtttaataaatgaatatcattaaaaaatttttttaattatttttgtttaattatttttatcatatatatagataCACTTGTAAAATTACATGTCTTAAAAAATGaaggaaattaataaatctgAAAAAGATATAAGGCAATTGTTGCCAGTTATGGtaatttcttaaaattttatctttcTAAATGAAacagataatttttttaccttttttattttttactattttttataaatacgTTTTAGTTAATAGGTTTTGTTACAATAGTAATGTATACTATATTTGTTACAGTAAATgactttaaaaaaacaaaaaatgagaacattagaaaaaatttataaataaatagatACTATTTAgaattataatttctttataacatatatatatatttattttaatttaataacaataatatgTTAGTTTTATTGTATGGTTCTACTACAAATTAACGTGGAGAAACAATATGTTGACAATAATCTATTAAAAGAAGGATATACTAAATTAATAActtgtataaaaatatatatatatatatgttattttaataattataatttataatatttttgtttcctttttttttaaaagttcatattttattatttttactaatttGGTCATTTTATAAAACATGTACGGTAGATCCTGGCACAATTCCaggtaattataaaaaaaaaaatttgtttatatattaaaataattgttaaatgaaaataatttcttgTTCTGATAGATACACATGAATGGATGGTTGAACCAGACGTTAGCAGAATAAGAGAAAGAGAACTAACAggttaaataaatttatgaaTTATGTAAAATGTTATACTTCAAACAatgattataaaatattatattcatatattttcattttgtttATCAGGTGAACTTCGTTTCTGTGTGCACGAGCAGAAATATAAACCTGATAGAACTCATTATTGCAggttatatatatgattctAGTGTATGttgatatttaaaaaatgcaaaaaagataaaaagatCTTTTTCTCAgagcaataaaaaaaaatgtattaaaaatgGATCATTATTGTCCATGGGtaataaaagatttttttttttttttttttcttcaatttcATAGAACTATTTTTCAAtagtataatatatatatgactatataatttataaaaataattataatagttAAAGTGAAGTACtcctttataaataaatggaaatattttaatcTTTTCATTAATGTTTATACTATTATATCtattgaatattttaaacAATTTATACAGGTTGCAAATTGTGTTggtttttataattataaattttttttgttaagtTTGTTTTATGCTAACTTATGTTGCTTTTATGTAGAGATAAATTGCCATTCATCATTTCCTGATTTTTATTCAAATCCAAATGTTCTATTCAATGaagttttttatttgttcCTAGAGATTGTCTTAACTACTGTTATattattgtaatttttttttaataattcttaagaattttacatatatatatatatatattaagcattcatacatatatattacttttttttttattaacagaataatttttcctttttttttatttcatttataccTCACTTCGAAAAATTACACAACTCTTGAATTTTGTGTTGTAAgaaattgtttttttatatatataataatatttattaccatatatgtatatataaatttaaaaaaataaaaaatttttcttttagatTGGACagagacaaaaaaaaaatatttatgatttGGGTGtagaagaaaattttaaacaaGTTTTAGTAATTATTTGATAATACACGTTTCAAATAATGCATGTGTATTTaatcttaattttattttttatatatataaatttttattgtaatttTTAGGGAGacaattttttgttttggtTTTTACCAATTGGAAAGCCGAAAGGAGATGGGCTGTTCTATAAAACTGttgaaattaataataaatttataaaaaaaaattaaaatttttaaatatatatttatttatataataataataatacaataTTTCTATgtgttaaaagaaaaaaatacaaatacgCATATATGTACACTTTATTTTGAgctttcatttatttatatatatgttccTTTTTACAGATGACAGATGTAGattgataaatatatttaaataaaataaaagttttgatcaaatatatgtatgtatatattttataatttatttttttttttttttttaatatatatatatatatatcattttttttttcttttttgttgtttgttatctaaaatttataattttataaaaatttataaaaacataaagttgcatgaaattttttttagtttcttctttttaatatttttaaaaaaattaatctaaattttttaattattttatccaaatacaaaatataataataataaatacttAATAACATGTTATAGAACTTATagccttttttttttttttttatcaattgacaaatataataatgaaatttataaaattatctcTTAATTCTTATCCTGtcaagtaaaaaataaacttaatagtttttttgttattatataGTAGAATTCTtcacatttaattttttttttttttttttaataattattaagattttataataaaacataCAAAATTACCAATATATTAAAACTAAATGGCATAGgtttaaaaaattcagaagaagaagaaataaaaaattatcttatAAAGTTTGATCTAAATTGTATGACTTATTTAATTGATAGTCAAGAcataatatatttagaattttataaaaaaaaagattgcCAATCTCTATTTAATTTCTTCAATaatgttaaaataaaaattaataaaaaaaataaaataaaaatatttttttacttcattTCCATATTTTCTTATAGAGTATTTATCTAgctgtatatatatatatatatatatatatatatatatatatatatatatctttccttaaatataattcatttaataatatatcttattttttagaaTGAAAGAAATGGAAACAccttaaataaatatgatataACTGCAGAATATGCAAACATTAgatatgaaataaataataatgtttctaataaatatacaaaaaattattcaagtATTTTAAAATGTAATGAAAGTATTTCTATTTATAGAAATgtaattgataaaaaaatttctgatgaaattattcaaaattataaaagctCACAATGGTTAAAATATACAAAGAATAATGGtacatttttcttaatataattaaaataataaagaaaaaagtgttgtaaaaatagatatattaacatatttttaaaaatgtaaaatattccaatatatttatttatttttttctagaGATAAATATTTGTCATTACTTTTGCCGAACAATtccaaataaaatatataaatcctattgcataaaaaatttaacttcatttttttcatcggaatttctaaaaaagataaaaagtGTATTTAATGGTAGAGAACCAAATCAAGTATCAGTTTTAAATTGTCATACAAAAAAGTCTATTGAATATGTCATTGAATCAAGCTTTATATTtgaagtaatttttttttcaataatgaaacttatttaatatacttaataaacattttattatacaattatatatatacatatatttatgtgtttattcactttttcttttttatagaaCGAAATAGCTTTTCTAGTTCTTGAAAATGACTTACctatatctttttttgatattaGAAATAGtaaatatgtatatgtataattgtatatttaataaaaatataaataaaaaaagtgtatATGAATGTAATTTTTCAGATAgtaaaatgaatttattaatatcaaGCAATACACTTTTAAGAATTAATGGAAATTCTAGatatgaattaatttttggtataccaaaaaaaaagagtataCATCTTGAAGATACagtaatacaaaattattttaaaattatgaaataataaaaataaaaaacaaaagaaaaagaataaaataacaatttttttttttaatacaggTTATAGATCGAAAAAACagttatttaataatatttcgTTTTATTAAAGATGATTTAGAAAATATCTTAactgaaaaaaagaaaattgaaaagaataaaaatgaaaaacaaGAGAAAACTTGTGTTTCAgtagatataaataattttagttcagaaaatttagaaaaaaaatacgtCCTTGATGTATACAATCAAATAGCACAACATTTTGATCATACTAggtatttagaaaaaaaaaaatacatatatatatgaatagaaaaatgatataaatagcACACTTTACATACGTATAtatttatcctttttttaaaataatgtttTGTTTGATAGATATAGAACTTGGAAAAATGTAGagaatttaataaatgaagaGAAAGAAGGAAATATGATAATAGATATTGGATGTGGTAGTGGCAAGCATTTAGGTGTATcctcaaaatattttttttggggTTTAGATTTtagtttatatttattaaaaatagcacaaaaaaagaaaaatacagATTTATTTTTAGCTAACTGTGTTAATATACCTTTAAGATCAAGTAAAAATacattattcatttttttattttatagttTTCTATAATATTCTATTCTTTTGCTTTAAACATTTTTCAGATTTAGCTGATTTATGTATTTCAATAGCAGTTATACATCATATTGGCACTCATGAAAAAAggtaattaaaatataataagaaatagttattttcaatatagagaaaataaaattatgaataattaatatatatgtttttttaaatagaaaaaaagctATTGATGAAATGGTTCGGTGCACAAAAATAGGTGGAAGGATTCTAATATACGTTTGGTtttataaagaagaaaacataaagaagtttttattttattcttacaTATATAATTGAAACTTTATATTCAATATCATTTTACTTTATtacaattataatttttcataaaaaatgaatatcacttcatttatttatagGGCATACGAACAACAAGATAATATTGTTGGAAATAGGCAATTCGATTCTCAAGATAGTAAATTatgaattttaattatagtgaaattttttttttaaattattttaattacatatttttttagttttagtcattataatttatatgctttttctttttaaattatatattaatatatgagAAATAAAATGTGAATAAAAAGTGAAGttaattcaaaatttttattttgttttcttttagTTTTTGTACCTTGGTATTTACAACAACAATATACAACAAAAGAGAGTGAAGAAGGGGAATATAATTCTCATCCCTTTAAAAAAGgtaaaatattattcatatataaattatataaatgtgaTTAATTCAATATTAAAGTTTTAAATAAtgcatattttatatattatttaaagtttaaatttaatagaaTGAAAgaacatttcttttttcatattaaaaaatttgtgTATTAAATGGAAGGAAACTTAtagaacttttttttttttttttttttttatctcaaGATCTTTTgaaattacaaagatattatcatgtttttaaaaaagaagaaatatacGAATTATGCAGAAGTGTTAATGGTGTGAATGTTGAAGAAATTTATTTTGATTGTAATAATTGGGGTgttattttaagaaaaattttttaattttttattattctaataatattttcatttgaattaatatatatcaattttttttattacatattttcttaaaacatttttagctgatatatatatatattttataaatatgttccttttaattattaatacttgataaacaaattttattttgtaatattatatattaatattttaaaagaaaaaatgaataaagttatttaaaataacattaatTGTGCTTTTAaggaaatttaaaaataagaaattatatttttacttattatgTAAAATAGTTACTCTTTAAAAacacttttttatttttatcatacttaatctttttttttaacttttcaatttgtatatatatatatatatatttatttatttatttatttatttatataaatttaaaaatactttttataaatttcttttttttttgatttatacgtttatatacatatatttttttaattgagtTTTACAGATAGTTAATTTCCGCCAAATTGACTTATGTATTAAATATCTATAAATTAATTgttagaatatatatatatatataattattctcaatgaaaatatattatgttAATAGCTGCTACTTTCCTTTATTAAGCTATAAAccaaatataatttattattatattttcttaagACAAATCAATAGATATGATAAGAATAAATTATCTTCTGATGAAGTATACGACATCATTATAGTTGGTGGTGGCTTATTTAGTTGctgtttatattattttttaaaaagaaaaaatcctttacttaaaatattaataatcgaaaaggaaaaaatattaggAGGATATATTAAAacgtataaaaataatgaaaattttctgTTCGAATTAGGGCCAAATATGTTTAAACTAAATAATGAtagttataatttaattaggGAATTGCAATTACTTCGCGATGTGAGAATATTAGATAAAAGACTaataagatatatatattacaacAATAAATTATATCCATTACATTTTAATATCATTGGTTACTTTCTTTTTCCTCtcataaaaatttcaaataaagttaaattaatttttaaattgttttttaaaaaatacaaaaatgtaaatttatataatgatGATATTTCGGTAAAACTTTATATGAAAGAGAATTTTGATTCACAgcattataaatttttacttttaccTCTTATTTATGGTTCTTGTGGTGGTAATGGTAATATATCAgctatttcctttttttctagaaatttaaaaatttgtaaaaataatataaataaccTATGTATTTggagtgaaaaaaaaatagaaaaaaaggagaataaattaaatataagaaaagtTGGTAATACTTTTCATAATTTCtgttataaaataaataaaaaagaaaaaatatttcagtatatgaatatattaaataaatataatctctcaaattataatgaaaaaatgaaattaaatgatCATAATAAAAGGAATGCATTTCACacaaataagaaaaaaaatctaaatttaattaaagaaatatttattttaataaaaaatacatataacaaatttctttttttatgcGAAAAGTTAGTGAAGAAAAATAGacaagaaaaagaaaagaaaaaaaaaaagcaaattaTTGGAAAAATAGTGTCATTAAAAAATGGCTTATATGAATTGATaagtaaattaaataattatataaatgaagaatatGTGTATATAAATTGTGAGGTagattttattaaaagaacaGATGAAAATTTATGGATGTgtagtataaaaaaaaaaaaaaaaaattataaaatatatagtaaAAATGTTGTTTTAACTGTAAATTCGAAAATATGCTCTAATATAATGAGATATATCCTTCCTTTTGATATAAAAagtattcttttaaaattttcgtACTCAAATATAATAAGTGTAACATTATACTACAATAAAGAAGATGTAAAAATACCAACTAATTTTTTTGGTTTTTTATCATCTGATAAAATGGCACATATACTAGGTTGTTTTTACATTAATAATATGTTTAAAGAAAGAtgtaataatgataatatagtattattaaccttatATATGGGTGGGCAAAACAATCCTAATgatattttcttaaaaaaagaagaaatagagAATATTATCTCAagagatttaaaaaaaatatttcaaataacaaataatataaaaccagttattttaaaaataaagaaatggTATAATGCTATACCTTTTTATTCACACAATTATGAAAAAGAGTtaagatattttttaaatgaattaaaaaaaccaGCATATCAAAATTTGTATATTGATTCCGGATGGATAACAGGAACATCCATATCAGATAGAATTACATCTGCAAAGGATTTATCCGAATTTATGCAatcataaatttataatgaataaaatttatgaatACTTACAAAAGGATTACTGGGAAACtatagtattaaaaaaatttgcaaaaaaaaaaaaaaaaaaaaaacatatataaatagaaaataaaattctacAGCtcttaaaaagaaattaaaatgatattaactaaaaaaaaaatcaaagtctctaaaaaaaaattaaataaaaggagaatatataaataaatatatatacatttatttgATATCatattctttcttttaataattaataaaaatccTAACTAAAAtagatttaattttaatacaaaaaaaaaattttataacaaaaaatatttttctatatatatataaattttattcataaaaatataagtttcatatacttaaaaatatatattaaaaaaaaatgctatgaataaaaaatttaaatttaaaaataatgataagtaaatgaaaaaatgtaatttttttattaatagttAACTATATTTTActtgaaaagaaaaaaaaaaagctaataaatatatgtatgcatatttataaatgtattttcTGTTCcactttttcattaaatgtTCATGAAAACACCTTGTGTTGCAATAGGGGATTTGCAATTGGGGCAAGTTGCACTTCTAATTAGCCATAAATCAATACAAGATTTATGAAAAGTATGATTACATAGCAATAAAGTTCTAACACATTCATCAACTTGAAAATCGTTTAAACAAATTGAACATTTTGTTTCATGTGAAACgtcttttatataataatatggTAAATTTTCAATTTGTTTCAATCTCAACCCTTttctataaataaatattccaTAATCTCTTATTAAGTCAATGTTATCACTCCACCtagaaaatatatcatttgATTGCATATTATTAATAGCTCTTTCGTATATTCTTGATTGATATTCTAAATaaatagataaaattataaaaaataaatataataaaatccAGATGTAGCAAAGAACTATCCATAATACAATAAACCACGGATGACTATTACTAGGCAAACAATTAGGTGTgtactttattattttatatatccaTATAGTGCCTATAACATTCcatattatgaaaaatggGAATAGTATACATAGAActaaaaagttaataaaatttggtggattatttcttctatatataataaaatgatcATTTTCGTTGCTTAAATGTTGTGCTAAAAAATGTGATAATCTAAATAGCACAATAGATATAAAAGATATGACTAACCATAGCTGTATAGGCTTATAACACTTAGAAAAGCTTTTCCACTGAATAAATATATCTGCAATAGAATAACATACTGATAAGATAAGTATAAAATCATTGAAGGTTATTCTTATTCTAGTTCTTTCTCTTTCATattccattttttattatttatttaattcttttttttttttttttgtttttctttttatttttttaaagaagaaTGTATATATGGCATTTCGATAAAAGCAATTCATCtcataaaaaatgtaaaaagataactttaatatatataaaattaaggtattatatatatatatatgtcattgttaattttaatagttatataattttaagattaaaaatatattattttattttatttttcttatcaaGCTTCatacattattttattttttttttttaatacttaattattcttatgcatttttctaaatattgtgtgttttatttttagtctAACTATGTAATTATATTTGATTTtaacattatatattttattttatataataatgtaaatttatttcattatactatttttttttatattcttttattaatgcTTCTTATTTGTACTATAAttcaaaattaattttactatttactttttttatctttttttttttttattatttcattccATTAACATtaattagataaaaaaagtatatatttaaattataatgatatatatatctagATCCTTTAAAAATTACTTAATTTGTtgatttcttaaaaaaaatagaaacaaaattttaagttaaaaaaaaaatacttctaaagcaatatatattatacattacgtatttatataatttttttttaatttgctaaatttttttaattttagcaaattcatattttgaaatagaatttatgtatatatcatataatccttttaataataaaaaaaaaaaagttgtaAACAGAgacaaaaaatgaaattattttaattacaaataaaaaaatattcgaAAATTTAATGCTttaaacttttaaaaaaaaaaagataaaattcgtaaagtaaaaaaaaaaaaaataatttatggGTATTTTCAAACTTCGAATTTTAGTTTTAcctatatttaatataatttttttgaccatataatatattattatttcaataaaatatatgaaattttCGAATaagtttcattttttcttattttatttttagtctTATATATgcaatataattttttaccaTATTAAATTTGGATTTATGATTATCCTATATTCTTTAATTTGGGTAAtaagaaattatttaatttaatttcataTTATAACAGAAGttatactattttttatgatgcttttatgtatatatgaaataattttttattttttttttctaatttttttcttactctttttatttttaaatttttttggaaattcgtttttgtttttttttttggaaaaatGGTTCTTAGCTAATTTTTGATTAAccttaatatttttactttttctgTTGTTGCTTTTATCATTAGATTTTGAATGCTTTAAGAAAAATTCTTGTACGTTTAAATTTTCTAagttattacttttttttaattcatcaaGTTTTTCTAAATTTGTTTTCTTTTGTGAAGCCTCTTTTTGTCGTTGTACTTTAAGTGatccatattttttattaaactttttatttattctttttaatttgtttttttcttttatttccaACTTTTCATGAtctttcaatattttttgtcGTACCTTTTCCATATGTACATCACTTTTTATCATATCGGCTAAAAAATCATACGGCCTATTAAATGAAATGTTCAAGtcttgtattttttttaatgcttcaatgatatttttatgaGCTATTTGTAAAAATTCCTCTTCTCTTTTTTCGCAATTaccaaataaattaatttttttcatatgaaAATGTTCTGAACTGGTAATGTCTAATTTCTCTAACCAATCATTAGGACTATTTGATTTTAATTCTATTTCTTGTAATTTTTTGACTAGgagaattttattttgatcaatatcatttattttatcatcatCATTGTATACTTCTTCATTCTCTAAATCTCCATTTGTATtaatttctatttctttttt
This genomic interval carries:
- the DHHC10 gene encoding palmitoyltransferase, putative; amino-acid sequence: MKEINKSEKDIRQLLPVMLIGFVTIVMYTIFVTFYCMVLLQINVEKQYVDNNLLKEGYTKLITFHILLFLLIWSFYKTCTVDPGTIPDTHEWMVEPDVSRIRERELTGELRFCVHEQKYKPDRTHYCRAIKKNVLKMDHYCPWVANCVGFYNYKFFLLSLFYANLCCFYVEINCHSSFPDFYSNPNVLFNEVFYLFLEIVLTTVILLIIFPFFLFHLYLTSKNYTTLEFCVIGQRQKKNIYDLGVEENFKQVLGDNFLFWFLPIGKPKGDGLFYKTVEINNKFIKKN
- a CDS encoding methyltransferase, putative, coding for MKFIKLSLNSYPVKFYNKTYKITNILKLNGIGLKNSEEEEIKNYLIKFDLNCMTYLIDSQDIIYLEFYKKKDCQSLFNFFNNNERNGNTLNKYDITAEYANIRYEINNNVSNKYTKNYSSILKCNESISIYRNVIDKKISDEIIQNYKSSQWLKYTKNNEINICHYFCRTIPNKIYKSYCIKNLTSFFSSEFLKKIKSVFNGREPNQVSVLNCHTKKSIEYVIESSFIFENEIAFLVLENDLPISFFDIRNNSKMNLLISSNTLLRINGNSRYELIFGIPKKKSIHLEDTVIDRKNSYLIIFRFIKDDLENILTEKKKIEKNKNEKQEKTCVSVDINNFSSENLEKKYVLDVYNQIAQHFDHTRYRTWKNVENLINEEKEGNMIIDIGCGSGKHLGVSSKYFFWGLDFSLYLLKIAQKKKNTDLFLANCVNIPLRSNLADLCISIAVIHHIGTHEKRKKAIDEMVRCTKIGGRILIYVWAYEQQDNIVGNRQFDSQDIFVPWYLQQQYTTKESEEGEYNSHPFKKDLLKLQRYYHVFKKEEIYELCRSVNGVNVEEIYFDCNNWGVILRKIF
- the PPO gene encoding protoporphyrinogen oxidase, putative — its product is MKIYYVNSCYFPLLSYKPNIIYYYIFLRQINRYDKNKLSSDEVYDIIIVGGGLFSCCLYYFLKRKNPLLKILIIEKEKILGGYIKTYKNNENFLFELGPNMFKLNNDSYNLIRELQLLRDVRILDKRLIRYIYYNNKLYPLHFNIIGYFLFPLIKISNKVKLIFKLFFKKYKNVNLYNDDISVKLYMKENFDSQHYKFLLLPLIYGSCGGNGNISAISFFSRNLKICKNNINNLCIWSEKKIEKKENKLNIRKVGNTFHNFCYKINKKEKIFQYMNILNKYNLSNYNEKMKLNDHNKRNAFHTNKKKNLNLIKEIFILIKNTYNKFLFLCEKLVKKNRQEKEKKKKKQIIGKIVSLKNGLYELISKLNNYINEEYVYINCEVDFIKRTDENLWMCSIKKKKKNYKIYSKNVVLTVNSKICSNIMRYILPFDIKSILLKFSYSNIISVTLYYNKEDVKIPTNFFGFLSSDKMAHILGCFYINNMFKERCNNDNIVLLTLYMGGQNNPNDIFLKKEEIENIISRDLKKIFQITNNIKPVILKIKKWYNAIPFYSHNYEKELRYFLNELKKPAYQNLYIDSGWITGTSISDRITSAKDLSEFMQS
- a CDS encoding zinc finger, C3HC4 type, putative, coding for MEYERERTRIRITFNDFILILSVCYSIADIFIQWKSFSKCYKPIQLWLVISFISIVLFRLSHFLAQHLSNENDHFIIYRRNNPPNFINFLVLCILFPFFIIWNVIGTIWIYKIIKYTPNCLPSNSHPWFIVLWIVLCYIWILLYLFFIILSIYLEYQSRIYERAINNMQSNDIFSRWSDNIDLIRDYGIFIYRKGLRLKQIENLPYYYIKDVSHETKCSICLNDFQVDECVRTLLLCNHTFHKSCIDLWLIRSATCPNCKSPIATQGVFMNI
- a CDS encoding nucleolar preribosomal assembly protein, putative, with amino-acid sequence MKLSSNIESYKKKKKKIENFSNRETQKNAAIKRKNLKNEKKINHVVKDSSVNKILKKNINPVTNVLNLIEKKKIQKKKIIKPNSSTGLHLKNNNIEKKEIEINTNGDLENEEVYNDDDKINDIDQNKILLVKKLQEIELKSNSPNDWLEKLDITSSEHFHMKKINLFGNCEKREEEFLQIAHKNIIEALKKIQDLNISFNRPYDFLADMIKSDVHMEKVRQKILKDHEKLEIKEKNKLKRINKKFNKKYGSLKVQRQKEASQKKTNLEKLDELKKSNNLENLNVQEFFLKHSKSNDKSNNRKSKNIKVNQKLAKNHFSKKKNKNEFPKKFKNKKSKKKIRKKK